In a single window of the Clarias gariepinus isolate MV-2021 ecotype Netherlands chromosome 16, CGAR_prim_01v2, whole genome shotgun sequence genome:
- the ifi35 gene encoding interferon-induced protein 35 produces MSLEAEDFSLIADDDPAAKLKTLHKEIEKLKAEHSALKQDHQMYIDTRTNNIKYTQEFLQRADGARKRLEEEKMRQDQQIRKEQEKLYELKKEKDKLSIKIQKIQQDLEKMDETHQSLKQQTEVSTAVPEKKVVFNGETTEGGDALSFDVKPHIAYPMEGGMAFITFEEEEVTEKILALKEHEVKLGECSITVQAEPVKFLVPDSVEMDTQVCPRRILVSNIPKKESVDRILDKLEIHFSKTRNGGGEVEEVVMLEDSGNVVITFYDNRIAKGLTDKQIHEVDLDRGKRCKVKVTPFLNGEITLLRTCKTTCSKTVLLTGIPAVMEKDNLQDLLEIHFQKSANSGGEVDAIVYNPMGERTIAVFEEDVSKPE; encoded by the exons ATGTCTTTAGAAGCAGAG GATTTCTCTCTGATCGCTGATGACGACCCTGCAGCGAAACTTAAAACACTTCATAAAGAAATCGAAAAGCTGAAG GCAGAACACAGTGCCCTGAAGCAGGACCATCAGATGTATATTGACACCAGAACCAATAACATCAAGTATActcaggagttcctgcagcgaGCTGATGGTGCGAGAAAGCGTCTGGAGGAGGAGAAGATGCGCCAGGACCAACAAATAAGGAAGGAGCAG GAAAAACTATATGAGCTAAAAAAGGAGAAGGACAAACTCAGCATAAAGATTCAGAAAATCCAGCAGGATTTGGAAAAAATGGATGAAACCCACCAGAGCCTGAAACAGCAGACTGAG GTGTCCACCGCAGTGCCGGAGAAGAAGGTAGTGTTTAACGGCGAGACGACTGAAGGAGGCGATGCTCTGAGCTTTGACGTGAAACCGCACATTGCGTACCCTATGGAGGGAGGCATGGCATTCATTACCTTTGAGGAAGAAGAAG TTACTGAAAAGATCTTGGCTCTGAAGGAGCACGAGGTGAAGCTCGGGGAATGCAGCATCACCGTGCAGGCCGAGCCGGTGAAGTTCCTCGTTCCGGACAGTGTCGAG ATGGACACTCAGGTTTGTCCTCGCCGCATCCTTGTCTCTAACATCCCCAAGAAAGAGAGCGTGGATCGCATCCTGGACAAGCTGGAGATTCATTTCTCCAAGACAAGAAATGGAGGAGGCGAGGTGGAGGAGGTAGTCATGCTGGAAGATTCTGGCAACGTGGTCATCACCTTCTACGACAACAGAA TTGCCAAAGGTCTTACAGATAAACAGATTCATGAGGTTGACCTGGACCGAGGAAAGAGATGCAAGGTGAAGGTCACGCCCTTTCTCAACGGCGAGATCACACTGCTAAGG ACGTGTAAAACGACCTGCTCTAAGACCGTGCTGCTGACAGGAATCCCCGCCGTCATGGAGAAGGACAACCTGCAGGACCTGCTGGAGA